TATGGCAGACGACCTGATTCCATCAAGTCAGTCACGATTGTGCGCAGGTAACGCGGCACTTCCTGACGCATCCGGAAACCAAGATAGAGATTCACCCGAACGATGAAGTCAGTGTCCATCATATCGACTTTATATTCCGCAGTATAAGGCTCGTCTGTTACTTTTACATTGACAAACCAGTAACATTCCGCACGTTTAGGACGCTTATCAAGAATCGAATACAAGATTGAACGGTCAATATATTCTTGATCCATCCGACTCGTCAAGTAGACCACATTCGTTTGATAAAGGTCGTAAGACGCATCATGACGAAGCGTATTCAATTGTTTTTTATAGTCATTAAGATTCAAAGACTTGATGTATTTGATAACAATGTGGTGTGACTTGTTCCAGATAAACATCACAAAGATAATCATCAAAGCGATGAGAACAACAATATAAGCACCATTCACGAACTGCACTAAAGAGGCAATAAAGAAAGAACCTTCCACCACAAAAAGCAAGAATGAAATAAGGAAGATTGCCGGCTTAGGAATCCCTTTTTGAATTAAGAAATAAGTCAAAAGGGTTGTTGTCATAAGCATTGTAATCGTGATTGCTAAGCTATAAGCCGCTTCCATATGTTCCGAAGTTCTAAAGTAAAGAACAAAGAAAGAGGTCGTAATCCACAAAGCAAAGTTGATAGCTGGAATATAAAGTTGCCCCAAAGTTTGTCCTGGATAGTAAATTCGCAAAAGTGGTAAAAGTTTCAAACGAATCGCTTCAGAAACCAAAGTAAAGGATCCAGAAATTAAAGCCTGTGAGGCGATAATCGCAGCAAAAGTTGAGAGAATAACAGCATAAACCACAAAATGTCCTGGCAAAACAGCAAAGAAAGGATTTAAAGCTAAGCTTTCTCCACGGTGAGCGAGCAACCAAGCACCTTGACCACAATAAGATAAGATAATGCAAATCTTAACAAAAGGCCAACTCAGATAAATATTCCCTCGTCCCGCGTGTCCCAAATCCGAATAAAGGGCTTCGGCACCTGTTGTGACCAAGAAAATTGATCCCAAAATAAAGAAACCTGCTTTGTTTTCTGCACTGAACAAAAGAGAAATCGCATAATAAGGATTGATTGCTTTTAAAATCGATAAATCAGCAAAAGAATTGATGAGTCCACTCAGCCCCAAAAAGCTAAACCACAAAAACATAATAGGACCAAATAATCGTCCAATCAAACTCGTCCCAAACCGCTGAATCAAAAATAGAATCGCGATAATACTCATCGTTGTAATGACTACCGCCGTTTGATTAGAATAGATATGAGCCAGACTAGGAACACCTTTTAGCCCTTCAATTGCCGAGGTCACCGTTACCGCAGGGGTTAAGGCACCATCCGCAAGCAAAGTGGCCCCTCCGACCATCGCTGGAATAATCAGCCATTTACTCATCCTTCTTACTAAAGTAAAGAGTGAGAAAATCCCACCTTCATGATGATTATCCGCACGTAGCGCAATAATGACATATTTTATCGTTGTAAT
The DNA window shown above is from Lactococcus sp. S-13 and carries:
- a CDS encoding KUP/HAK/KT family potassium transporter; its protein translation is MSHANNRSFNKATSAGFLIALGIVYGDIGTSPLYAMQAIVRGQGGLENLSENFILGAVSLIIWTLTLITTIKYVIIALRADNHHEGGIFSLFTLVRRMSKWLIIPAMVGGATLLADGALTPAVTVTSAIEGLKGVPSLAHIYSNQTAVVITTMSIIAILFLIQRFGTSLIGRLFGPIMFLWFSFLGLSGLINSFADLSILKAINPYYAISLLFSAENKAGFFILGSIFLVTTGAEALYSDLGHAGRGNIYLSWPFVKICIILSYCGQGAWLLAHRGESLALNPFFAVLPGHFVVYAVILSTFAAIIASQALISGSFTLVSEAIRLKLLPLLRIYYPGQTLGQLYIPAINFALWITTSFFVLYFRTSEHMEAAYSLAITITMLMTTTLLTYFLIQKGIPKPAIFLISFLLFVVEGSFFIASLVQFVNGAYIVVLIALMIIFVMFIWNKSHHIVIKYIKSLNLNDYKKQLNTLRHDASYDLYQTNVVYLTSRMDQEYIDRSILYSILDKRPKRAECYWFVNVKVTDEPYTAEYKVDMMDTDFIVRVNLYLGFRMRQEVPRYLRTIVTDLMESGRLPYQHQHYSIMPGRKVGDFRFVIVEEKLMNARQMPGFERFVMQTKAQIKKITASPIRWFGLQFSEVTVETVPLVLSDVRNLEIHERVEPVEQAEDNVAPATN